In the genome of Kwoniella newhampshirensis strain CBS 13917 chromosome 10 map unlocalized Ctg15, whole genome shotgun sequence, the window CCTaaggatgtcgatgtcatcctcgttgCCCCCAAGGGTTCCGGTCGAACTGTCCGaaccctcttcctcgaggGCCGAGGTATCAACTCCTCCATCGCCGTCTACCAGGACGTCACCGGTCaggccaaggagaaggctgtCGCCCTCGGTATCGCCGTCGGTTCCGGTTACGTCTATGAGACCACCtttgagaaggaggttTTCTCTGACCTTTACGGAGAGCGAGGTGTCGTAAGTCATCCACAGGTTCACACCTTGACTCGAATTCAAGCTGATGACATTTGCACATCAGCTTATGGGTGGTATCCAAGGAATGTTCCTCGCCCAATACGAGGTCCTCAGGAAGAACGGCCACTCTCCCTCCGAGGCCTTCAACGAGACCGTCGAGGAGGCCACTCAgtccctcttccctcttATCGGCAAGTACGGTATGGACTACATGTACAACGCCTGTTCCACCACTGCTCGACGAGGTGCTCTTGACTGGGCTCCCAAGTTCAAGGAGTGAGTGGCAGAGACTATGACTATGGTGCAGTAGATTTGAGACTAATTTCTTGTAACACTTCGTTCAGGGCCAACCTTCCCGTCTTCGAGGCTCTTTACAAGTCCGTCAAGGACGGTTCCGAGACTCGACGATCGCTCGAGTTCAACTCCCGAAAGACCTACCGAGAGGATCTCCAGAAGGAGCTTGACGAGATTGACAACCAAGAGATCTGGAGGGCCGGCAAGACCGTCCGAGCTCTTAGGCCCGATGCCAACAAGGATGAGCTCTAAGCAATTCCTTTTGTACTAGTCTCCTTCCACTACCAAAAACAGGCATCTTGCTACTTCCAGTTGCTTCTGATCATGCATCATCTTACGTTTCACGCTGGTCTCATCGGGCGGGGAGTATCGTTAGAGATCATGTGCATTGTTGTTTTCATAAAAAGCTACAGGGGAATTGTATGTGAGTGTGCGGTGCTTGGTCGTTTGATTCTCGCGAATGCGCGATACTCGAAAGGTC includes:
- a CDS encoding ketol-acid reductoisomerase, mitochondrial is translated as MSFSRSSAQTLKQVARAAAPKASRQVARRSYSLLARESPKAMMAARLGATRGVKTLDFAGTKEQVYERADWPLDKLQDYFKNDTLAMIGYGSQGHGQSLNARDNGLKVIVGVRKGGESWKQAQEDGWVPGETLFDIPEAINKGTIIMNLLSDAAQSHTWPEIAPLITKGKTLYFAHGFSVVYKEDTHVIPPKDVDVILVAPKGSGRTVRTLFLEGRGINSSIAVYQDVTGQAKEKAVALGIAVGSGYVYETTFEKEVFSDLYGERGVLMGGIQGMFLAQYEVLRKNGHSPSEAFNETVEEATQSLFPLIGKYGMDYMYNACSTTARRGALDWAPKFKEANLPVFEALYKSVKDGSETRRSLEFNSRKTYREDLQKELDEIDNQEIWRAGKTVRALRPDANKDEL